The Kocuria sp. TGY1127_2 genome includes a window with the following:
- a CDS encoding helix-turn-helix transcriptional regulator — MSTPPAIESAADVAPCCVLGETIDDTVAQDLARVFKALGDPTRVKLMSLIAGSSAGEMCVCDLTEPVGLSQPTVSHHMKLLVEAGLVEREQRGRWAYYRPTIDTLAAAAKALIT, encoded by the coding sequence ATGAGCACTCCCCCAGCCATCGAATCCGCGGCCGACGTCGCGCCCTGCTGCGTCCTCGGCGAGACGATCGACGACACGGTCGCCCAGGATCTCGCCAGGGTGTTCAAGGCCCTCGGCGACCCCACCCGGGTCAAGCTCATGTCCCTCATTGCCGGAAGCAGCGCGGGCGAGATGTGCGTCTGCGATCTCACCGAGCCCGTCGGGCTATCACAGCCGACCGTCTCCCACCACATGAAGCTGCTCGTCGAGGCCGGCCTCGTCGAGCGCGAGCAGCGCGGCCGCTGGGCCTACTACCGGCCCACCATCGACACTCTCGCCGCCGCAGCCAAGGCGCTCATCACCTGA
- a CDS encoding FAD-dependent oxidoreductase, whose product MEVEVNPVVIIGAGPQGLAAAAHLLERGLESLVLESGDGPASAVAEWGHVRLFSPWSELIDPASRRLLEPTGWSAPETGYPTGAQWVEEYLTPLAETLSDRVRYGYRVVGVGRKGRDLSVDVGRAEQPFVVHVRRADGEEERLEAQAVVDASGTWRAPSPAGAEGLPALGEHAAVEAGLLDHRTPSRDEAAELAGKHVVVVGSGHSAATAIGDLAAVVRREPGTRVTWALRRGTVGNAFGGGSADELPERGDLGQRAKKAVEDGYVDLVTGFRVERVLVEDGRAVLVGEDGRRLEPADRVVVATGFRPDLSFLSEVRLDLDVRLQAPTKVATEVDPNLHSCGSVRATGAADLAHPEPGFYIVGAKSYGRAPTFLAMTGYEQVRSVVAELAGDHEAADRVELELPDTGVCGGSGLFDAPEQATSGGCCTPAPQLVQIGTRTDG is encoded by the coding sequence ATGGAGGTTGAAGTGAATCCCGTCGTCATCATCGGAGCCGGTCCGCAGGGCCTGGCCGCCGCCGCTCATCTGCTCGAGCGAGGCCTGGAGTCCCTGGTTCTGGAGTCGGGCGACGGTCCAGCGTCGGCCGTGGCCGAGTGGGGCCACGTCCGCCTGTTCTCGCCATGGTCTGAACTCATTGACCCAGCGTCGCGCCGGCTGCTCGAGCCGACCGGTTGGAGCGCGCCCGAGACCGGCTACCCGACCGGGGCCCAGTGGGTCGAGGAGTACCTGACGCCGCTGGCCGAGACTCTGAGCGACCGTGTCCGGTACGGCTACCGCGTCGTCGGCGTGGGCCGTAAGGGCCGCGACCTTTCCGTCGACGTCGGCCGCGCGGAGCAGCCGTTCGTCGTCCACGTCCGCCGCGCTGACGGCGAAGAAGAGAGGCTCGAAGCCCAGGCCGTCGTCGACGCCTCCGGGACCTGGCGGGCCCCGAGCCCGGCGGGCGCGGAGGGACTGCCCGCCCTCGGCGAACACGCCGCCGTCGAAGCCGGCCTGCTTGATCACCGCACGCCGAGCCGCGACGAGGCCGCCGAACTGGCTGGCAAGCACGTCGTCGTGGTCGGCAGCGGCCACTCGGCCGCGACAGCAATCGGCGACCTCGCGGCAGTGGTCCGCCGCGAGCCAGGCACCCGGGTGACCTGGGCGCTGCGCCGCGGTACCGTCGGCAACGCCTTCGGTGGCGGGTCGGCTGACGAGTTGCCCGAGCGCGGTGACCTGGGCCAGCGGGCGAAGAAGGCCGTCGAGGACGGCTACGTCGACCTCGTCACCGGGTTCCGCGTCGAGCGGGTCCTCGTCGAGGATGGTCGGGCAGTCTTGGTGGGCGAAGACGGGCGGCGGCTCGAGCCCGCGGACCGAGTGGTCGTCGCGACGGGCTTCCGACCGGACCTGTCGTTCCTCTCCGAGGTCCGCCTCGACCTCGACGTCCGCCTGCAGGCTCCGACGAAGGTCGCCACTGAAGTCGACCCGAACCTTCACTCCTGCGGCTCAGTGCGCGCCACGGGAGCCGCTGACCTCGCCCACCCGGAGCCGGGCTTCTACATCGTCGGCGCGAAGTCCTACGGCCGCGCGCCGACGTTCCTGGCGATGACCGGATACGAGCAGGTCCGCAGCGTCGTCGCCGAGCTCGCCGGGGATCACGAGGCGGCTGACCGTGTCGAGCTGGAGCTGCCCGACACCGGCGTGTGCGGCGGGTCCGGCCTGTTCGACGCCCCGGAGCAGGCGACGTCGGGCGGGTGCTGCACACCCGCGCCCCAGCTGGTCCAGATCGGCACGAGGACCGACGGATGA
- a CDS encoding NAD(P)/FAD-dependent oxidoreductase, whose protein sequence is MSRGRLLIVGGGQSGLAAARAGRDRGWEPVVLEAGDEPVGSWPRYYDSLRLFSPRRYSAFPGHPFPGDPDGYPGRDEVADYLRSYAEWLGVEVRTGARVTEVAADGPGFAVDLADGSRLVGDALIAASGSFASPYVPTIPGREAFQGRVLHVADYRSPEEFAGQRVVVVGAGNSAVQIAHELADHAQASLAVRDRVRYAPQVIAGRDLHWWLRLTRADLLPPSVLNRIITGTPVIDAGKYRAALEAAHPDERPMFAEYVPDGVVWPGGSRERVDSVVFATGYRPHLPYLRSLGVLDESGAPRHDRGVSTVRPGLAFLGLEFQRSFSSNTLRGVHRDAGYVVDALARQLRGVVVG, encoded by the coding sequence ATGAGCCGCGGTCGCCTGCTGATCGTGGGCGGCGGGCAGTCCGGCCTCGCCGCGGCCCGTGCCGGGCGCGACCGAGGCTGGGAGCCGGTGGTGCTCGAGGCCGGTGACGAGCCAGTCGGGTCGTGGCCGCGCTACTACGACAGCCTGCGGCTGTTCTCTCCGCGCCGGTACAGCGCCTTCCCGGGTCACCCGTTCCCCGGCGACCCCGACGGGTACCCGGGACGCGACGAGGTCGCCGACTACTTGCGCAGCTACGCAGAGTGGCTGGGCGTCGAGGTCCGCACTGGTGCCCGCGTCACCGAGGTCGCCGCCGACGGCCCGGGCTTTGCCGTGGATCTGGCCGACGGGAGCCGCCTGGTTGGGGACGCGCTCATCGCTGCCTCGGGTTCGTTTGCCAGCCCCTACGTGCCGACGATCCCAGGCAGGGAGGCATTCCAGGGCCGGGTCCTGCACGTGGCCGACTACCGGTCGCCCGAGGAGTTCGCCGGTCAGCGGGTCGTGGTCGTCGGGGCGGGCAACTCCGCCGTCCAGATCGCCCACGAGCTCGCCGACCACGCCCAGGCCTCGCTGGCGGTGCGGGACCGGGTCCGGTACGCGCCGCAGGTCATCGCCGGGCGTGACCTGCACTGGTGGTTGCGACTCACCCGCGCCGACCTCCTGCCGCCGTCGGTCCTGAACAGGATTATCACAGGCACACCGGTCATCGACGCCGGAAAGTACAGGGCGGCGCTCGAGGCAGCGCATCCAGACGAGCGACCGATGTTCGCGGAGTACGTCCCGGACGGCGTCGTGTGGCCTGGCGGCTCGCGGGAGCGCGTGGACTCGGTGGTCTTCGCGACCGGCTATCGGCCGCACCTGCCGTACCTGCGATCCCTCGGCGTCCTCGACGAGTCCGGCGCGCCGAGGCACGATCGCGGCGTCTCGACCGTGCGGCCCGGCCTAGCCTTCCTGGGCCTGGAGTTCCAGCGCTCGTTCTCGTCGAACACCCTGCGTGGAGTCCACCGCGACGCGGGTTACGTCGTCGATGCCCTGGCCAGGCAACTGCGAGGCGTCGTCGTTGGCTGA
- a CDS encoding MFS transporter, translating to MVLAALCVTEIVSWGLLYYAFPVLAPRISVDTGWSPVAVTSAFSVALAVSALAGVPVGRFIDRHGPRLVMTAGSGLGVVSLVVIAASTNLLVFIVGWALAGVAMAGVLYPPAFAAITGWFAAGRLGALTTLTLVAGLASTVFAPLTAVAYEQLGWRGTYFWAAVVLAALTVPIHSLVLRRPWPHPVHADAEEPEAEKAYAAGVVRDSRFRWLAAGLTLVALAMYAALLALVPLMLERGLSPQAAAWVLGLGGLGQVAGRLVYTALARHASLTVRTATVFGLVTVSTAVLAVVPGPVGLLVAASMTAGVGRGIATLLQATAVTDRWGARGYGRLSGVLGLPVLLATALAPGAGAVLAEVTGSYATGFAVLAAVAAVGTVLMVASSSTGTPRSAGVASSRAA from the coding sequence ATGGTGCTGGCTGCGCTGTGCGTGACCGAGATCGTCTCGTGGGGCTTGCTCTACTACGCTTTCCCGGTCCTGGCTCCGCGGATCAGCGTGGATACCGGCTGGTCGCCGGTGGCCGTCACCTCGGCGTTCTCTGTGGCCCTGGCCGTGTCGGCGTTGGCCGGGGTGCCGGTCGGGCGCTTCATCGATCGGCACGGACCCCGTCTCGTCATGACCGCTGGCTCGGGTCTCGGCGTCGTGTCGCTGGTGGTGATCGCCGCGTCGACGAACCTGCTGGTGTTCATCGTCGGCTGGGCGCTGGCCGGAGTCGCCATGGCCGGAGTCCTCTATCCGCCGGCCTTCGCCGCGATCACCGGCTGGTTCGCTGCCGGCCGGCTCGGCGCGCTGACCACGCTGACGCTGGTGGCCGGACTGGCGAGCACGGTCTTCGCGCCGTTGACCGCAGTTGCGTATGAACAGCTGGGATGGCGAGGCACGTACTTCTGGGCGGCGGTCGTGCTGGCGGCCCTCACCGTCCCGATCCACTCGCTCGTGCTGCGACGCCCCTGGCCCCACCCGGTGCATGCCGACGCGGAGGAGCCAGAGGCCGAGAAGGCCTACGCTGCCGGCGTCGTCCGGGACTCACGGTTCCGGTGGCTTGCCGCTGGACTGACTTTGGTCGCCTTGGCCATGTACGCTGCGTTGCTGGCTCTGGTGCCTCTTATGCTCGAGCGCGGCCTGAGTCCTCAGGCCGCCGCCTGGGTGCTCGGCCTCGGCGGACTCGGTCAGGTCGCCGGTCGGCTCGTCTACACCGCTCTTGCCCGGCATGCCTCGCTGACCGTGCGCACCGCGACCGTGTTCGGCCTCGTCACCGTCAGCACCGCGGTGCTCGCTGTGGTCCCCGGGCCGGTCGGTCTGCTGGTCGCGGCGTCGATGACCGCCGGGGTCGGGCGCGGCATCGCGACGCTGCTTCAGGCGACCGCGGTCACCGACCGGTGGGGCGCGCGCGGATACGGCCGCCTCTCCGGCGTCCTCGGCCTCCCGGTCCTGCTGGCCACCGCCTTGGCTCCCGGGGCCGGTGCGGTCCTTGCCGAGGTCACCGGTAGCTACGCAACCGGGTTTGCGGTCCTGGCCGCGGTTGCCGCGGTGGGGACCGTGCTCATGGTCGCCAGCTCGTCCACGGGGACCCCGCGTTCGGCGGGCGTCGCGTCCTCGCGAGCGGCCTGA
- a CDS encoding low molecular weight phosphatase family protein yields the protein MIEKKPSILFVCVKNAGKSQMAAALMRQVAGNSVRVHSAGTSPGTGLNALSAASVAEVGASMADEHPKPIDPTMLQTADRVVVIGDEAVVEPVPGMAGTIEKWTIDEPSARGIEGEERMRLVRDELAEKVRQLVGELAAGPVA from the coding sequence GTGATCGAGAAGAAGCCGTCCATCCTATTCGTCTGCGTCAAGAACGCAGGCAAGTCGCAGATGGCCGCCGCACTCATGCGCCAGGTCGCCGGCAACTCCGTCCGGGTGCACTCGGCGGGCACCTCCCCCGGGACGGGGCTCAATGCCCTGTCCGCTGCCTCTGTCGCCGAGGTCGGGGCGAGCATGGCCGACGAGCACCCGAAGCCGATCGATCCCACTATGTTGCAGACTGCGGACCGCGTCGTCGTAATCGGCGACGAGGCTGTCGTCGAGCCCGTGCCGGGGATGGCCGGGACTATCGAGAAATGGACGATCGACGAGCCCTCGGCGCGAGGGATCGAGGGCGAGGAACGAATGCGCCTGGTCCGCGACGAGCTCGCCGAGAAGGTGCGCCAACTTGTCGGCGAACTCGCTGCAGGGCCCGTGGCCTGA
- a CDS encoding ArsO family NAD(P)H-dependent flavin-containing monooxygenase → MSDVVVIGGGQAGLAAGYFLRRAGLDFVILDEQERPGGAWQHGWQSLRMFSPAQYSPLPGWPMPAQTGEVFPTASHVVDYLERYEERYELPVRRSVGVTSVHREHERWTVDTDAGSLKAAAVISATGTWQSPYLPYVPGQDTFSGRQLHTVDYDSPDMFAGQRVVVVGGGNSAAQILAEVSTVAETLWVTRHPPRFMPDDVDGRVLFDVATAREAARRSGRDHDGVSGLGDIVMVPPVQAARDRGVLDRSPMFDRLSPTGVSWNDGREHECDAIIWSTGFRPHLGHLSGLGLTREHGHPATDSTRSIDHRGLHLLGYGDWTGFASATIIGAARTAKPAVAEIGARMARA, encoded by the coding sequence GTGAGTGACGTCGTCGTCATCGGAGGAGGCCAGGCCGGACTCGCCGCAGGATACTTCCTCCGCCGCGCCGGCCTGGACTTCGTCATCCTCGACGAACAGGAACGACCGGGCGGGGCCTGGCAGCACGGCTGGCAATCGCTCAGGATGTTCTCCCCAGCCCAGTACAGTCCTCTACCCGGATGGCCGATGCCTGCCCAGACCGGCGAGGTGTTCCCCACCGCGAGCCACGTCGTAGACTACCTCGAACGATACGAGGAGCGCTACGAGTTGCCTGTGCGCCGTTCGGTCGGCGTCACAAGCGTCCACCGGGAGCACGAGCGTTGGACCGTGGACACGGACGCGGGCTCTCTGAAGGCCGCTGCGGTGATCAGTGCCACCGGCACGTGGCAGAGCCCCTACCTGCCGTACGTCCCCGGTCAGGACACGTTCTCCGGCAGGCAGCTGCACACCGTCGACTACGACTCGCCCGACATGTTCGCCGGCCAACGGGTCGTGGTCGTCGGAGGAGGGAACTCCGCCGCACAGATCCTCGCCGAGGTCTCCACGGTCGCCGAAACGCTGTGGGTCACGCGGCACCCACCGCGATTCATGCCAGACGATGTCGACGGCAGAGTGCTCTTCGACGTCGCTACCGCCCGCGAGGCAGCCCGTCGCTCTGGCCGGGACCACGACGGTGTGTCCGGACTTGGAGACATCGTCATGGTGCCTCCCGTGCAGGCCGCTCGAGATCGCGGCGTCCTGGACCGTTCGCCCATGTTCGACCGCCTCAGCCCGACGGGAGTCTCCTGGAACGACGGCCGCGAGCACGAGTGCGATGCGATCATCTGGAGCACCGGCTTCCGCCCTCACCTAGGCCACCTGAGCGGGCTCGGACTGACGCGCGAGCACGGCCATCCCGCCACCGACAGTACTCGGAGCATTGACCACCGCGGGCTGCATTTGCTCGGCTATGGCGACTGGACCGGATTCGCCTCCGCCACCATCATCGGCGCGGCTCGCACCGCCAAGCCCGCCGTCGCCGAGATCGGCGCTCGGATGGCTAGGGCTTAA
- a CDS encoding arsenate reductase ArsC yields the protein MSDQTPSVLFVCVHNAGRSQMAAGWLRHLAADRIEVRSAGSMPAEQINPVAVEAMAEEGIDIIAEEPKVLTTEAVQDSDVVITMGCGDACPFFPGKRYEDWKLDDPAGQGIEAVRPIRDEIRSRIETLTSELLGQDPALA from the coding sequence ATGAGCGATCAAACACCCTCCGTCCTGTTCGTCTGCGTCCACAACGCCGGCCGCTCCCAGATGGCCGCCGGTTGGCTGCGCCACCTCGCCGCGGACCGCATCGAGGTCCGCTCGGCAGGGTCAATGCCCGCCGAGCAGATCAACCCGGTCGCTGTAGAGGCCATGGCTGAAGAGGGGATCGATATCATCGCCGAGGAGCCCAAGGTCCTCACCACCGAGGCCGTGCAGGACTCCGACGTCGTCATCACGATGGGCTGCGGTGACGCCTGCCCGTTCTTCCCCGGCAAGCGCTACGAGGATTGGAAGCTCGACGATCCCGCTGGCCAGGGCATCGAGGCGGTGCGCCCGATCCGCGACGAAATCAGGTCCCGGATCGAGACGCTCACTTCAGAGCTGCTCGGCCAGGACCCGGCGCTGGCGTGA
- a CDS encoding metalloregulator ArsR/SmtB family transcription factor, producing the protein MTDIALTPAAPDEDCPPQVPPISTALGQEVAATLTGTLKALADPLRLRMLSAIAADPRGESCVCDLADLAEVSQPTVSHHLKVLRTVGLLNSERRGTWVWYSIAPGKSAAVAALLEGFAPAAVAPSVEPETTADAELESMDEHIRRLAADLADATSQLPRETVTSIVRESYTALARSAKITRYLVPLTERFARQRLADLTRNRATAPPQVLFVCVANAGRSQLAAALTRSLSEGRVIARSAGSTPATGIHPHVRDLVADIDREAADEAFPKPLTDDAIRAADVVVTMGCGDACPIVPGVRYEDWAVGDPALASPEGLAAIRDDIAARVSRLLATFTTE; encoded by the coding sequence ATGACCGACATCGCGCTGACGCCAGCCGCCCCCGATGAAGACTGCCCACCCCAGGTGCCGCCGATCTCAACAGCCCTCGGCCAGGAGGTTGCCGCGACTCTCACGGGCACACTCAAGGCCCTCGCCGACCCATTGCGTCTGCGGATGCTCTCGGCAATCGCTGCCGATCCTCGCGGAGAGTCGTGCGTGTGCGATCTCGCCGACCTCGCCGAGGTCTCACAGCCGACCGTCTCCCACCACCTCAAGGTCCTCCGGACAGTGGGGCTGCTCAATTCCGAGCGCCGTGGGACTTGGGTCTGGTACAGCATCGCGCCAGGGAAGAGTGCCGCCGTCGCCGCCTTGCTCGAGGGGTTCGCGCCCGCGGCCGTTGCCCCCAGCGTGGAACCGGAGACGACGGCCGACGCGGAGCTGGAGAGCATGGACGAGCACATCAGGCGTCTGGCCGCCGACCTCGCGGACGCGACGTCACAGCTGCCGCGGGAGACCGTCACCAGCATCGTCCGGGAATCGTACACGGCGCTGGCCCGGTCGGCGAAGATCACACGCTACCTGGTGCCCCTGACCGAGCGCTTCGCCCGGCAGCGACTGGCCGACCTCACCCGCAACCGAGCAACCGCACCGCCTCAGGTGCTGTTTGTCTGCGTCGCCAACGCAGGTCGTTCCCAGCTGGCCGCGGCGCTGACCCGCAGCCTGTCCGAGGGCAGGGTCATCGCCCGGTCCGCCGGCTCGACCCCGGCGACGGGCATCCACCCGCACGTGCGCGACCTCGTCGCCGACATCGACCGCGAGGCCGCCGACGAGGCGTTCCCCAAGCCGCTCACCGACGACGCCATTCGCGCTGCCGATGTCGTGGTGACCATGGGCTGCGGCGACGCCTGCCCCATCGTCCCCGGAGTCCGGTACGAAGACTGGGCTGTCGGCGACCCGGCACTGGCATCGCCGGAGGGACTCGCCGCTATACGCGACGACATCGCTGCACGCGTCAGCCGGCTCCTCGCCACCTTCACCACCGAATGA
- the arsB gene encoding ACR3 family arsenite efflux transporter, producing MSNQAAFAAPPVTRRLSTLDRWLPAWIGLAMVAGLLLGRLVPGVSDVLARLEIAGISVPIALGLLVMMYPVLAKVRYDKVAAVTGDKKLLISSLVLNWLAGPAIMFALAWLLLPDLPEYRTGLIIVGLARCIAMVVIWNDLACGDREATAVLVAINSVFQVVMFSVLGWFYLSVLPSWLGLDTQGLEVSMGQIALNVLVFLGLPLIAGFASRWIGEKRKGRDWYEEKFVPKIGPWALYGLLFTIVLLFALQGEQITSRPLDVVRIALPLLVYFAVMWFAGLLLGKGIGLGYARSTTLAFTAAGNNFELAIAVAIGTFGAASGQALAGVVGPLIEVPVLVGLVYVSLWAAKAWFRTDPYNQEVRTS from the coding sequence ATGTCGAATCAAGCGGCGTTCGCCGCACCTCCCGTGACCCGACGGCTCTCAACCCTCGACAGGTGGCTGCCGGCCTGGATCGGACTCGCCATGGTCGCAGGCCTCCTGCTCGGCCGCCTGGTGCCCGGCGTCTCCGACGTGCTCGCCCGGCTCGAGATCGCCGGCATCTCAGTGCCGATCGCACTCGGCCTGCTGGTGATGATGTACCCGGTCCTGGCCAAGGTCCGCTACGACAAGGTCGCCGCGGTCACCGGCGACAAGAAGCTCCTCATCTCCTCTCTAGTGCTCAATTGGCTCGCCGGGCCGGCGATCATGTTCGCCCTGGCCTGGCTGCTCCTGCCCGACCTTCCCGAATACCGCACCGGGCTCATCATCGTCGGTCTGGCCCGGTGCATCGCCATGGTCGTGATCTGGAACGACCTGGCCTGCGGCGACCGCGAGGCGACCGCGGTGCTGGTGGCGATCAACTCGGTCTTCCAAGTCGTCATGTTCTCCGTCCTCGGCTGGTTCTACCTCAGCGTCCTGCCGAGCTGGCTCGGCCTGGACACACAAGGGCTCGAGGTGTCGATGGGCCAGATCGCCCTCAACGTCCTCGTCTTCCTCGGATTACCCCTGATCGCGGGATTCGCCTCGCGCTGGATCGGCGAGAAGCGCAAGGGCCGGGACTGGTACGAGGAGAAGTTCGTCCCGAAGATCGGGCCGTGGGCGCTCTACGGGCTGCTGTTCACCATCGTGCTGCTGTTCGCCCTCCAGGGTGAGCAGATCACGAGCCGGCCGCTGGACGTCGTCCGGATCGCCCTGCCGCTGTTGGTGTACTTCGCCGTCATGTGGTTCGCGGGCCTGCTGTTGGGCAAGGGCATCGGCCTCGGCTATGCACGGTCGACCACACTTGCATTTACCGCGGCGGGCAACAACTTCGAGCTCGCCATCGCCGTCGCGATCGGCACCTTCGGTGCGGCCTCTGGCCAGGCTCTGGCCGGCGTCGTCGGACCGCTCATCGAGGTGCCCGTCCTCGTCGGCCTCGTCTACGTCTCCCTCTGGGCCGCCAAGGCGTGGTTCCGCACCGATCCCTATAACCAGGAGGTACGAACGTCATGA
- a CDS encoding iron transporter has product MHVWGSPETRTFGRLRVDVAVGPIARMFDAEDWQQPANAGGGAVFAGRADEVVENIAAEPGPADPPADLFNLDAHIYDVDTGHPVPYLDVAVDVIRLDGDDDDRPEFTGLGLVPVARPRKGTAGLHYGNNVALDPEGSYRVWVHIGASALTGTDEPSSLDFTLDLGAADE; this is encoded by the coding sequence ATGCATGTATGGGGATCGCCGGAGACGCGAACCTTCGGCCGGTTGCGGGTGGATGTGGCCGTCGGGCCGATCGCCCGGATGTTCGACGCCGAGGACTGGCAGCAGCCGGCCAATGCGGGCGGCGGTGCCGTGTTCGCCGGCCGGGCGGACGAAGTGGTGGAGAACATCGCGGCCGAGCCCGGCCCGGCAGATCCACCGGCGGATCTGTTCAACCTCGACGCACACATCTACGACGTCGACACCGGGCATCCGGTGCCGTACCTCGACGTCGCCGTCGACGTCATCCGCCTCGACGGCGACGATGACGATAGACCGGAGTTCACGGGGCTGGGGCTGGTGCCGGTGGCCCGGCCCCGCAAGGGCACGGCCGGTCTGCACTACGGCAACAACGTCGCCCTCGACCCCGAAGGCAGCTATCGAGTGTGGGTCCACATCGGCGCGTCGGCGCTGACCGGCACCGACGAGCCCTCGAGCCTGGACTTCACCCTCGATCTCGGTGCCGCCGATGAGTGA
- a CDS encoding PadR family transcriptional regulator, translated as MSEFIRGAVRMHILHHAAEGEIHGAWMAEELGHHGYQISPGTLYPTLHRLEDQGLLTSRQTTVEGRNRRLYQITDAGRAVLADERQALTELAREILHTETPDAPDGMTPDE; from the coding sequence ATGAGTGAGTTCATCCGGGGCGCGGTGCGGATGCACATCCTGCATCACGCCGCCGAGGGCGAGATCCACGGCGCATGGATGGCCGAGGAGCTCGGCCATCACGGATATCAGATCAGCCCCGGCACCCTGTACCCGACCCTGCATCGCTTGGAAGACCAGGGGCTGCTGACCTCGCGGCAGACCACGGTGGAGGGGCGCAACCGGCGGCTGTACCAGATCACCGACGCCGGCCGGGCCGTATTGGCCGACGAACGCCAGGCCCTGACCGAACTCGCGCGCGAAATCCTCCACACCGAAACCCCCGACGCTCCCGATGGGATGACACCTGATGAGTGA
- a CDS encoding APC family permease, which produces MSEPTPQLDRRLGTGDAVIIGLGSMIGAGIFAAFGPAAQAAGTGLLIGLGIAAVIAYCNATASAQLAAVYPTSGGTYIYGRERIGHWFGFTAGWGFVVGKTASCAAMALTFATYAVPGPWWAQRLVAVAGIVGLAALNYRGVSKTAGLTRILVAITLVALAVLVVGIFAVGQPSPTNLGGWPALTVGGPYGILQSAGLLFFAFAGYARIATMGEEVRDPQRTIPRAIPIALIIVVIIYLVVGVSVLLAAGPDKIAAATAPLTTAVQAAGVGGLGPVVRIGGAVASLGALLALIAGIGRTSLAMARHRDLPFWLSAVHPRHKVPHHAEIALAVVVSVLVLTTDLRGVIGFSSFGVLIYYGIANTAAFTQPPSDRRWPRWLNVLGVLGCLVLIATLPWQSIIAGLAMFAVGLLGRWIVLHRREKPGPGAESD; this is translated from the coding sequence ATGAGTGAACCGACTCCGCAGTTGGATCGACGCCTGGGCACCGGCGACGCGGTGATCATCGGGCTCGGGTCGATGATCGGTGCCGGCATCTTCGCCGCCTTCGGGCCGGCGGCCCAGGCGGCCGGCACCGGCCTGCTGATCGGCTTGGGAATCGCGGCGGTGATCGCCTACTGCAACGCCACCGCCTCGGCCCAGCTCGCCGCGGTCTACCCGACCTCGGGAGGCACCTACATCTATGGCCGAGAGCGCATCGGTCACTGGTTCGGGTTCACCGCTGGCTGGGGCTTCGTGGTCGGCAAGACCGCCTCCTGCGCGGCGATGGCGCTGACCTTTGCCACCTACGCCGTGCCCGGCCCCTGGTGGGCCCAGCGGTTGGTGGCGGTGGCCGGCATCGTCGGACTGGCCGCGTTGAACTACCGCGGGGTGAGCAAGACCGCCGGCCTGACCCGGATCCTGGTCGCCATCACCCTGGTCGCGCTGGCGGTGCTGGTGGTCGGCATCTTCGCCGTCGGCCAACCCTCGCCGACGAACCTGGGCGGCTGGCCGGCGTTGACCGTCGGCGGGCCGTACGGGATCCTACAGTCGGCCGGGCTGTTGTTCTTCGCCTTCGCCGGCTACGCCCGGATCGCGACCATGGGCGAGGAGGTCCGCGACCCGCAGCGCACCATCCCGCGCGCCATCCCCATCGCCCTGATCATCGTGGTGATCATCTACCTGGTCGTCGGCGTGAGCGTCCTGCTCGCCGCCGGGCCGGACAAGATCGCCGCCGCGACAGCACCCCTGACCACAGCCGTGCAAGCAGCCGGGGTCGGCGGGCTGGGCCCGGTGGTCCGGATCGGCGGCGCGGTCGCCAGCCTCGGGGCGCTGCTGGCGCTGATCGCCGGCATCGGCCGCACCAGCCTGGCCATGGCCCGGCATCGCGATCTGCCGTTCTGGCTGTCGGCGGTCCACCCCCGTCACAAGGTGCCCCACCACGCCGAGATCGCCCTCGCCGTCGTCGTGTCCGTCCTGGTGCTGACCACCGACCTGCGCGGCGTGATCGGATTCTCCTCCTTCGGCGTGCTCATCTACTACGGCATCGCCAACACCGCCGCATTCACCCAGCCGCCGTCCGACCGCCGCTGGCCACGCTGGCTCAACGTCCTCGGCGTCCTCGGCTGCCTGGTCCTGATCGCGACCCTGCCCTGGCAGTCGATCATCGCTGGACTGGCCATGTTCGCCGTCGGCCTGCTCGGCCGCTGGATCGTCCTGCATCGACGTGAAAAGCCCGGCCCAGGGGCAGAGTCGGACTGA